One genomic window of Manihot esculenta cultivar AM560-2 chromosome 16, M.esculenta_v8, whole genome shotgun sequence includes the following:
- the LOC122721186 gene encoding uncharacterized protein LOC122721186, translating into MTVNCGVCIKGTNYSDQSSDYYGKLIEVLEVEYPALPMKRTVLFHCEWFDPTPNVGVKIHLMYNIVDVNQRRRFHKYEPFVLASQAQQVYYIPYPSLRRARSDWQSVIKIKARAVIELPNIVVPATASTTDAFQEDIVTLQPLVLNEEGLPETLNDPAGGEVFISELVEEEEEDEETYHYSTSDNDEYYLD; encoded by the coding sequence ATGACGGTGAATTGTGGTGTATGCATTAAAGGAACGAACTATAGTGATCAATCAAGTGATTACTATGGTAAGTTGATAGAGGTTCTTGAAGTAGAATACCCGGCTTTACCTATGAAGCGGACAGTTCTATTCCACTGTGAATGGTTTGATCCTACCCCAAATGTTGGAGTGAAAATTCATTTAATGTATAATATTGTGGATGTAAATCAAAGAAGGAGATTTCATAAGTATGAGCCATTTGTTTTGGCTAGCCAGGCACAACAAGTTTATTACATTCCTTATCCTTCTTTAAGACGAGCAAGATCTGATTGGCAATCTGTGATAAAAATTAAAGCCAGGGCAGTGATTGAATTACCAAATATTGTTGTACCAGCGACAGCGTCAACAACAGATGCATTTCAAGAAGATATTGTAACTTTGCAGCCTTTAGTCTTAAATGAGGAAGGATTACCTGAGACATTAAATGATCCAGCGGGTGGTGAAGTGTTTATTTCAGAAttagttgaagaagaagaagaagatgaagagacATATCATTATTCAACTTCAGACAATGACGAATATTACTTAGATTAG
- the LOC110611582 gene encoding uncharacterized protein LOC110611582 — MNANRQWMYNRLKDGLLSTEFLNGLEEFIQFASTHPECMDGMNIRCPCSMRRCSNRRFLCVDDVRYHLMKNGFVPNYYSWTAHGEGWDDQGTSSVLLSENIMENDFQTGANGRYHEMVLEGFGLPPQIEFMEEAPNAEAQRLYEMLQAASEELWPGCNKHTKLSAVARLMNMKSEHHFSVKCFDQIVEFLKEVLPEDNVLPDNFYKTKKLIEGLGLPVEKIDCCRNNCMIYWSGDAELQECKFCQLPRYKRTVNSLTKQVVHKPYKKMYYFPLTPRLQRLYASDATAPHMRWHAEHEYEEGVMHHPSDSPAWKHFNACYPSFGSEIRNVMLGLSTDGFQPFGQSGQQYSSWPIILTPYNLPPWMCMKSEYMFLTVIVPGPNNPKFKIDIFLQPLIEELKQLWNMGVETYDVDKKQNFLMRVALLWTISDFPAYAMLSGWSTAGRLACPYCMDNTDAFTLPRGGKQCWFDNHRKFLNHNHPWRKNKSWFRKNKVVTEHAPLVRTGEEILHEIESLGLMRVTDPGSDVVNVVISKTCGWRKRSIFWDLPYWSSLLIRHNLDVMHIEKNFFDNLFNTIMNIEGKTKDNAKAREDMREICRRPELEVNAETGRYPKAIYALDKPAKQVICEWMKGLRFPDGYVSNMPRCVDMNKYRLFGMKSHDCHIFMQRLLPIAFRELLPMRVWEAITELSIFFKQLTSTILREEDMQRLEEDIPVILCKLERIFPPGFFDSMEHLPVHLAYEARIGGPVQYR, encoded by the coding sequence ATGAATGCCAATCGACAGTGGATGTATAATAGGCTCAAGGATGGGTTGTTGAGTACTGAATTTTTAAACGGTTTAGAAGAGTTCATACAATTTGCTTCAACTCATCCTGAATGTATGGATGGTATGAATATAAGATGTCCTTGTAGTATGAGAAGGTGTTCGAATCGGAGGTTCCTCTGTGTGGACGATGTACGTTATCATCTGATGAAAAATGGTTTCGTCCCTAATTACTACAGTTGGACAGCACATGGTGAAGGTTGGGATGATCAAGGAACCTCTAGTGTTCTATTGTCTGAAAATATCATGGAAAATGATTTTCAAACTGGGGCTAATGGCCGATACCATGAAATGGTACTTGAAGGGTTTGGTTTACCGCCTCAAATTGAATTCATGGAGGAGGCACCTAATGCCGAGGCACAAAGGTTGTATGAAATGTTACAAGCAGCAAGTGAAGAGTTATGGCCAGGATGCAATAAGCACACAAAACTGTCTGCTGTGGCACGTTTGATGAACATGAAATCGGAGCATCATTTCTCTGTAAAATGTTTTGATCAGATTGtcgagtttttgaaagaagttCTACCCGAAGATAATGTGCTTCCTGATAATTTTTACAAAACGAAAAAGTTAATTGAGGGTTTGGGTCTACCGGTGGAAAAGATTGATTGTTGCAGAAATAATTGCATGATATATTGGTCTGGTGACGCTGAGTTACAAGAATGCAAGTTTTGCCAGCTTCCTAGATATAAGCGCACGGTAAACAGCTTGACAAAGCAAGTTGTTCATAAGCCATATAAGAAGATGTATTACTTTCCTCTCACTCCAAGGTTACAACGGCTTTATGCATCAGACGCAACAGCACCCCATATGAGATGGCATGCTGAACATGAATATGAGGAAGGGGTCATGCATCATCCATCTGATTCTCCCGCATGGAAACACTTCAATGCATGTTATCCATCATTTGGATCAGAGATAAGGAATGTGATGCTTGGATTGTCTACTGATGGATTCCAACCATTTGGACAATCTGGCCAACAGTACTCATCTTGGCCCATCATTCTGACACCATATAATCTTCCGCCATGGATGTGTATGAAGTCAGAATATATGTTTCTCACTGTTATAGTTCCGGGCCCAAATAatcctaaatttaaaattgatatattcTTACAACCCTTAATCGAAGAACTAAAACAATTATGGAACATGGGGGTTGAGACATATGATGTGGATAAGAAGCAAAATTTTCTCATGCGGGTTGCTTTGCTATGGACCATTAGTGACTTTCCTGCTTATGCCATGCTTTCTGGTTGGAGCACTGCAGGAAGGCTTGCATGCCCATATTGTATGGATAACACTGATGCATTTACTTTGCCAAGAGGTGGCAAACAATGTTGGTTTGACAATCATCGTAAATTTTTAAACCATAACCATCCATGGCGGAAGAATAAATCATGGTTTAGGAAAAACAAAGTTGTTACTGAACATGCACCTCTAGTAAGGACTGGAGAGGAAATTTTGCATGAGATAGAAAGTCTGGGATTAATGAGAGTGACAGATCCAGGTTCAGATGTTGTTAATGTTGTTATTAGTAAGACATGTGGATGGAGGAAACGCAGCATATTCTGGGATTTACCTTATTGGAGTTCCTTGCTTATTAGACACAACCTTGATGTAATGCACATTGAAAAGAATTTTTTTGATAACTTGTTCAATACCATTATGAATATAGAGGGTAAAACAAAAGATAATGCAAAAGCAAGAGAAGATATGAGGGAAATATGTCGGCGGCCTGAGTTGGAGGTTAATGCAGAAACTGGCAGGTATCCAAAAGCAATATATGCATTGGACAAACCGGCAAAACAAGTTATCTGTGAATGGATGAAGGGACTCAGATTTCCTGATGGTTATGTGTCTAACATGCCTCGATGTGTCGACATGAACAAGTACAGATTATTTGGAATGAAAAGTCATGATTGTCATATTTTCATGCAAAGGTTGTTGCCTATTGCTTTTCGTGAATTATTACCAATGAGAGTGTGGGAAGCAATTACCGAGCTAAGTATTTTCTTTAAGCAACTAACAAGTACGATCTTACGGGAGGAAGATATGCAAAGGCTTGAAGAGGACATTCCGGTTATACTATGCAAATTGGAGCGAATATTTCCTCCGGGTTTCTTCGACTCGATGGAACATCTTCCGGTTCATCTTGCATATGAAGCTCGCATTGGGGGTCCAGTGCAATATCGTTAG
- the LOC110611583 gene encoding uncharacterized protein LOC110611583: MARGRGKEDARNADRGVLTGTGRGRGRGDPEIVRGRGTIATAPSSADFRAPALTPTTPVSYSAPTAPPLAPVAPTAPNSSGSVPGSSGSRSASGMGDHSYTSSLYATRTYCYVNASGNLMPSEKTSAACTKIFQKYNVEEGSSWKNIQQSTKDFYFREFEKEFHWDEGSAAIVRKAWNKKAATRYKDFLTNEKKKKKRSAYISTEVWDKWNLDWSTPEYVAKSMKYSKNRLTEKGGEGAGPSTHTGGSITHEEHARRIQNANTDKVPPTAAELFLHTHTKKSDRNKFVDKRAEIIYVILSCVIHFSIIISCKYCKCDILQENYLKLKEQHSSQNVGSDHVEGDEGTINEDQLFITAAGGWQGSRVYGLGSAASSAFSKTGTVGKTTDVPSSQSPEWKKEMEAKFEEKYNSLQKLVEDQNQIIAQMRDELQATRMGQQSSSLMPSTSDMPPAQRFPGDSHID; this comes from the exons ATGGCCAGGGGTAGAGGTAAAGAAGATGCACGTAATGCTGATCGTGGTGTTTTGACGGGTACAGGTAGAGGCCGAGGCCGAGGTGATCCAGAAATTGTTCGTGGTCGAGGCACTATAGCCACTGCACCTTCTTCAGCTGACTTTAGAGCCCCTGCACTAACTCCAACAACCCCTGTATCATACTCAGCCCCTACAGCCCCTCCACTTGCTCCAGTTGCCCCCACTGCACCAAATTCTTCAGGTTCTGTTCCTGGATCGAGTGGTAGTCGATCTGCATCGGGCATGGGAGATCACTCGTATACGTCCTCATTATATGCTACTAGGACCTACTGTTATGTGAATGCAAGCGGAAA TCTTATGCCTTCTGAGAAGACATCTGCTGCCTGCACAAAGATTTTTCAAAAGTACAATGTCGAGGAAGGTTCTTCCTGGAAGAATATCCAACAATCcacaaaagatttttatttcAGAGAGTTTGAG aAAGAATTTCACTGGGATGAGGGAAGTGCTGCAATAGTGAGGAAGGCATGGAATAAAAAAGCAGCTACCCGATACAAAGACTTTCTGAcaaatgaaaagaagaaaaaaaagaggagtGCTTATATATCAACTGAAGTTTGGGATAAATGGAATTTAGATTGGAGTACTCCAGAGTATGTAGCAAAGTCAATGAAGTACTCAAAGAACCGCCTAACAGAGAAGGGAGGTGAAGGAGCTGGTCCTTCTACACATACAGGTGGGTCCATAACACATGAGGAGCATGCTAGACGCATACAAAATGCTAACACAGACAAAGTTCCTCCAACAGCAGCTGAGTTGTTTCTCCACACCCATACAAAAAAGAGTGATCGCAACAAATTTGTTGACAAACGAGCTGAAATTATTTAT GTGATTCTAAGTTGTGTGATTCATTTTTCTATTATCATATCTTGCAAGTATTGTAAATGTGATATCTTGCAG GAAAATTATTTGAAGCTAAAAGAACAACATTCAAGCCAGAATGTGGGATCAGATCATGTGGAAGGAGATGAAGGAACTATTAATGAGGATCAATTATTCATTACTGCAGCAGGAGGATGGCAAGGAAGTCGAGTTTATGGTTTAGGTAGTGCTGCCTCTTCTGCCTTCTCTAAAACAGGAACTGTGGGAAAAACAACAGATGTTCCATCATCCCAATCACCAGAATGGAAGAAGGAAATGGAAGCAAAGTTTGAAGAGAAGTATAATAGTTTGCAGAAACTTGTAGAAGACCAAAATCAGATAATAGCTCAAATGCGTGATGAACTACAGGCAACGAGGATGGGACAGCAGTCTTCCTCATTGATGCCATCAACATCTGATATGCCTCCAGCTCAAAGATTCCCTGGTGATTCACATATAGATTAG